From Mercenaria mercenaria strain notata chromosome 17, MADL_Memer_1, whole genome shotgun sequence, the proteins below share one genomic window:
- the LOC123536418 gene encoding 60S ribosomal protein L15-like, with protein MGAYKYMQEMYRKKQSDVLRFLLRVRTWQYRQLSAIHRAPRPNRPDKARRLGYRAKQGYVIYRVRVRRGGRKRPVPKGCTYGKPKSHGVNQLKFQRSHRSVAEERAGKRCRALRVLNSYWVAEDATYKFYEIIMVDPFHKCIRSDPKVNWICRPVHKHREVRGLTSAGKSSRGLGKGHKFNNSKGGSVRACWKKHNTLSLRRKR; from the exons ATGGGGGCCTACAAATACATGCAGGAGATGTACCGTAAGAAGCAGAGTGATGTGCTTCGTTTCTTGCTCCGTGTGAGAACATGGCAGTACCGTCAGTTGTCTGCAATCCATCGTGCCCCAAGGCCAAACAGACCAGACAAGGCCAGGCGATTGGGATATAGAGCCAAGCAAG GATATGTTATTTACCGTGTCCGTGTTCGTCGTGGTGGACGTAAAAGGCCTGTTCCCAAAGGTTGCACATATGGAAAGCCAAAGTCTCATGGTGTTAACCAACTCAAGTTCCAGAGGTCGCACAGATCAGTTGCAGAG GAACGTGCTGGTAAACGCTGCAGGGCTCTCCGTGTTTTGAACTCTTACTGGGTGGCTGAGGATGCCACatacaaattttatgaaatcattATGGTAGATCCATTCCATAAATGCATTCGAAGTGATCCCAAAGTGAACTGGATTTGCAGACCTGTGCACAAGCACAGAGAAGTACGTGGTCTGACATCCGCCGGAAAGTCGTCTCGTGGTCTTGGAAAGGGTCACAAGTTCAACAACTCGAAAGGTGGCTCAGTCCGTGCTTGCTGGAAGAAACACAATACCCTCAGTCTGCGCAGGAAGCgttaa